The Breoghania sp. genome has a segment encoding these proteins:
- a CDS encoding serine hydroxymethyltransferase — MTTGKTPSGGGRVFLEFTRVGRQVKVSAIDEATGVEVSMMGPLTVSQDELGRLAVRKLKRRLEQGAR, encoded by the coding sequence ATGACAACCGGCAAGACGCCGTCGGGCGGGGGGCGGGTGTTTCTGGAATTCACGCGCGTAGGGCGGCAGGTGAAGGTCTCTGCCATCGACGAGGCGACCGGCGTGGAGGTGTCCATGATGGGGCCGTTGACGGTGTCGCAGGATGAGCTGGGCCGTCTGGCCGTGCGCAAGCTCAAACGCAGGCTCGAACAGGGCGCGCGCTAG
- the glyA gene encoding serine hydroxymethyltransferase — MSISKNSATEPVQLDFFTQSLAEADPEIAEAIDLELGRQRHEIELIASENIVSRAVLEAQGTILTNKYAEGYPGKRYYGGCQYVDIVETLAIERAKKLFDCGFVNVQPNSGSQMNQAVFLALLQPGDTFMGLDLNSGGHLTHGSPVNMSGKWFNVVSYGVREDDHLIDMDAVAEKAREHKPKLILAGGTAYSRIWDWKRFREIADEVGAYLMVDMAHIAGLVAGGAHPSPIPHAHVVTTTTHKSLRGPRGGMILTNDEAIAKKVNSAVFPGLQGGPLMHVIAAKAVALKEALQPEFKTYAANVVANSRALAASLQEQGLDIVSGGTDNHSMLVDLRPKNATGKKAEAALGRANITCNKNGIPFDPEKPFVTSGIRLGTPAGTTRGFGVAEFTEIGKLIAEVLDGLRQSNSEEGNAAVEASVKERVIALTDRFPIYQD; from the coding sequence ATGTCGATTTCGAAAAACTCCGCTACCGAGCCGGTTCAGTTGGACTTTTTCACCCAGTCTCTGGCCGAGGCTGATCCGGAAATCGCGGAGGCGATTGATCTGGAACTGGGTCGTCAGCGTCACGAGATCGAGCTGATCGCGTCCGAAAACATCGTTTCGCGCGCCGTTCTCGAAGCGCAGGGGACGATTCTCACCAACAAATATGCCGAAGGCTATCCCGGAAAGCGCTATTACGGCGGTTGCCAGTATGTCGATATCGTCGAAACACTGGCCATCGAGCGCGCCAAGAAGCTCTTCGACTGCGGCTTCGTGAACGTTCAGCCGAATTCCGGCAGCCAGATGAATCAGGCCGTCTTCCTGGCGCTGCTGCAGCCGGGCGACACGTTCATGGGGCTCGATCTGAATTCCGGCGGTCACCTGACCCACGGTTCGCCCGTCAACATGTCCGGCAAGTGGTTCAACGTCGTCTCCTACGGTGTGCGCGAAGACGATCACCTGATCGACATGGACGCGGTTGCGGAAAAGGCGCGCGAGCACAAGCCGAAGCTCATTCTGGCCGGTGGCACCGCCTATTCGCGCATCTGGGACTGGAAGCGCTTCCGCGAGATCGCGGACGAGGTCGGCGCCTATCTGATGGTCGACATGGCCCATATCGCCGGTCTCGTGGCCGGTGGCGCTCATCCGTCGCCGATCCCGCATGCCCATGTGGTCACCACCACGACCCACAAGTCCTTGCGCGGACCGCGTGGCGGCATGATCCTCACCAATGACGAGGCGATTGCCAAGAAGGTCAATTCCGCCGTGTTCCCGGGCCTTCAGGGCGGGCCGCTGATGCATGTCATCGCCGCCAAGGCGGTGGCGTTGAAGGAAGCCCTTCAGCCTGAATTCAAGACCTACGCGGCCAATGTCGTTGCCAATTCGCGCGCGCTGGCGGCCAGCCTCCAGGAGCAGGGTCTCGACATCGTTTCGGGTGGCACCGACAACCACTCCATGCTGGTTGATCTGCGTCCCAAGAACGCCACCGGCAAGAAGGCTGAGGCCGCGCTCGGTCGCGCCAACATCACTTGCAACAAGAACGGCATTCCCTTCGACCCGGAAAAGCCCTTCGTCACCTCCGGCATCCGTCTCGGCACGCCTGCAGGCACGACGCGCGGCTTCGGCGTGGCGGAGTTCACCGAAATCGGCAAGCTGATTGCGGAAGTGCTCGATGGTCTGCGCCAGTCCAATTCCGAAGAGGGCAATGCGGCGGTGGAAGCCAGCGTGAAGGAACGCGTGATTGCGCTGACCGATCGCTTCCCGATCTATCAGGATTAG
- the nrdR gene encoding transcriptional regulator NrdR: MRCPYCGGDETQVKDSRPTEDNTAIRRRRVCSTCGGRFTTFERVQLRELTVVKRNGRRVVFDREKLARSVQIAVRKRPVDPEKIERMISGIVRQLESSGESEVPAEEIGTLVMEGLRGLDDVAYVRFASVYKNFREARDFEALLGELNADGTPVNGGREPEADES, encoded by the coding sequence ATGCGGTGTCCCTATTGCGGTGGCGATGAAACACAGGTCAAGGACAGTCGTCCGACCGAGGACAATACCGCTATTCGGCGTCGCCGCGTGTGTTCCACATGCGGTGGCCGCTTCACGACGTTCGAGCGCGTGCAGCTGCGCGAGCTGACCGTCGTCAAGCGCAATGGCCGCCGCGTCGTGTTCGACCGCGAAAAGCTCGCCCGTTCCGTCCAGATCGCCGTGCGCAAGCGTCCGGTGGATCCGGAGAAGATCGAGCGGATGATTTCCGGAATCGTGCGTCAGCTTGAATCTTCGGGCGAGAGCGAGGTTCCGGCGGAGGAAATCGGCACGCTGGTGATGGAGGGGCTTCGCGGCCTCGATGATGTCGCCTATGTGCGCTTTGCTTCCGTCTACAAGAACTTCCGTGAAGCGCGCGATTTCGAGGCGCTCCTGGGTGAACTCAATGCCGACGGTACGCCGGTCAATGGGGGACGGGAGCCGGAGGCGGACGAGTCGTGA
- the ribD gene encoding bifunctional diaminohydroxyphosphoribosylaminopyrimidine deaminase/5-amino-6-(5-phosphoribosylamino)uracil reductase RibD codes for MTTDVTGDVAEREAGHDVEAVHRGNGPVSSRPACGKVLPHDERFMRMALAMGQRTRGITWPNPSVGAVIVADHGGVPVVVGRGATAPSGRPHAEVMALRQAGEAARGATAYVTLEPCAHWGRTGPCALALSEAGVARVVIGISDVNPRVANKGVDMLRAAGVEVVSGVLEEECRQAHIGHFRRFAEGRPQVQLKLAVSADGFIGREGAGQVHITGPETQRLVHIMRAEADAIMVGIGTVLADDPMLDVRLEGLGDRSPVRYVLDSAARLPLDSQLVKTAAQVPVKVLTTAAAPIERTTPLMKAGIEIITVPADGEGRIDVAAALSALAHRGVTRLMVEGGAQTAGSFLRSGLVDEAVISTGPEKIGQGGIAPLGLEPLAAITENPAYARVSERRLGPDRVIHYRRKE; via the coding sequence GTGACGACTGATGTGACCGGTGATGTCGCCGAAAGGGAGGCTGGCCACGACGTGGAGGCAGTCCATCGCGGCAATGGGCCGGTGTCATCAAGGCCTGCTTGCGGCAAGGTCCTTCCTCATGACGAGCGCTTCATGCGCATGGCTTTGGCCATGGGCCAGCGCACGCGCGGCATCACCTGGCCCAACCCGTCCGTCGGTGCGGTGATCGTCGCCGACCATGGCGGCGTGCCGGTCGTCGTGGGGCGGGGGGCAACGGCGCCTTCGGGCCGCCCGCATGCGGAAGTCATGGCGCTGCGTCAGGCCGGTGAGGCGGCGCGCGGGGCGACCGCCTATGTCACGCTGGAGCCCTGCGCCCATTGGGGGCGGACCGGGCCGTGCGCGCTGGCACTCTCCGAAGCCGGTGTCGCACGCGTGGTCATCGGCATTTCCGACGTCAATCCGAGGGTCGCCAACAAGGGCGTCGACATGTTGCGCGCGGCGGGTGTTGAGGTTGTGAGCGGTGTTCTGGAAGAGGAATGCCGTCAGGCCCATATCGGGCATTTCCGCCGCTTTGCCGAAGGGCGTCCGCAGGTTCAGCTCAAGCTCGCCGTATCCGCCGATGGTTTCATCGGGCGCGAAGGCGCGGGGCAGGTGCACATAACTGGGCCTGAAACCCAGCGGCTCGTTCACATCATGCGCGCGGAAGCGGATGCGATCATGGTGGGCATCGGCACGGTTCTGGCCGACGATCCGATGCTGGATGTGCGCCTTGAGGGGCTGGGGGACCGCTCGCCGGTGCGCTACGTGCTCGATTCCGCGGCGCGGCTCCCGCTCGATTCCCAGCTTGTGAAGACCGCGGCGCAGGTTCCGGTGAAGGTGCTGACGACCGCTGCCGCTCCCATCGAGCGCACCACGCCGCTGATGAAAGCCGGGATCGAGATCATCACCGTGCCCGCGGATGGCGAAGGCCGCATCGATGTGGCGGCGGCGCTGAGTGCGCTTGCCCATCGCGGTGTGACGCGTCTGATGGTGGAAGGCGGCGCCCAGACGGCTGGAAGCTTCCTTCGCAGCGGGCTGGTGGATGAGGCCGTCATCTCCACAGGGCCTGAAAAGATCGGGCAGGGCGGCATTGCGCCACTTGGGCTGGAGCCGCTCGCAGCGATAACAGAGAACCCGGCCTATGCCCGCGTCAGCGAGCGCCGTCTCGGGCCAGATCGGGTCATTCACTACCGTCGCAAGGAATAG
- a CDS encoding riboflavin synthase: MFTGIVTDIGRVLCVTDIPAGRRTRIATRYDVEGIDIGASIACGGPCHTVTAKGCDDGQNWFEVESGAETLKLTTAGAWQVGTRINLERSLCMGDELGGHLVLGHVDGTAEVVERRDHPDSVYFRFRAPQELAPFIAKKGSVALDGCSLTVNEAEGDEFSVFLIPHTLSETTWSERQTGEAINLEVDMMARYVARLRAFD; the protein is encoded by the coding sequence ATGTTCACGGGCATCGTCACCGATATCGGCCGCGTTCTCTGCGTTACCGATATCCCCGCAGGCCGTCGTACGCGCATTGCAACGCGCTACGATGTCGAGGGCATCGACATCGGAGCGTCGATTGCCTGTGGTGGGCCGTGCCACACGGTCACGGCCAAGGGCTGTGACGACGGCCAGAACTGGTTTGAGGTGGAATCGGGGGCGGAGACGCTCAAACTGACCACAGCCGGAGCCTGGCAGGTTGGCACGCGCATCAACCTTGAGCGGTCGCTGTGCATGGGCGACGAGCTGGGCGGGCATCTGGTGCTCGGCCATGTGGACGGCACGGCGGAAGTGGTGGAGCGGCGGGATCATCCCGACAGCGTCTATTTCCGCTTCCGCGCACCGCAGGAACTTGCGCCTTTCATCGCCAAAAAGGGGTCCGTTGCCCTCGACGGGTGCTCCCTGACGGTGAACGAGGCGGAAGGCGACGAGTTTTCCGTCTTCCTCATTCCGCACACGCTGTCGGAGACGACCTGGAGCGAGCGTCAGACGGGCGAGGCGATCAATCTGGAAGTCGACATGATGGCGCGCTATGTGGCGCGACTGCGCGCCTTCGACTGA
- the ribH gene encoding 6,7-dimethyl-8-ribityllumazine synthase translates to MASAHLLIIDARFYDELSDELVRGAVEALDAAGATYDRVSVPGVLEIPAALSMALIAAEEDGTDYDGYVVLGCVIRGETSHYDIVAGESARAVMDMTVDLGLAVGNGILTVENSDQAWARARVSEKNKGGAAAEAALAMIAVREKIGA, encoded by the coding sequence ATGGCATCCGCCCACCTGCTTATCATCGACGCGCGTTTCTACGACGAGCTTTCGGACGAACTTGTGCGCGGGGCCGTTGAAGCCCTCGATGCGGCTGGGGCAACCTATGACCGTGTCTCCGTTCCCGGCGTGCTGGAAATTCCGGCAGCGCTTTCCATGGCGCTGATTGCGGCCGAGGAGGACGGCACGGATTACGATGGCTATGTGGTGCTTGGCTGTGTCATTCGCGGTGAGACGTCGCACTACGACATCGTCGCCGGTGAATCCGCACGAGCCGTCATGGACATGACCGTCGATCTGGGCCTTGCGGTCGGTAACGGTATTCTGACGGTCGAAAACAGCGACCAGGCCTGGGCCCGTGCCCGGGTGAGCGAGAAGAACAAGGGTGGTGCGGCAGCCGAAGCGGCGCTGGCCATGATCGCGGTACGCGAGAAAATCGGAGCCTGA
- the nusB gene encoding transcription antitermination factor NusB: MSSDNNADQQAGKASKASERETRPANKRGLARLAAVQALYQMEISGQTLADVILEFQMHRLGKEIDGEQYREADSDWFKDLMQGMVARQREIDPQVHHALQQDWPLKRIDSILRAILRVGVYELLRRKEVPARVIISEYVEVAKAFFSEDEPKVVNGVLDRIGREIRPDDFDPKPAS; the protein is encoded by the coding sequence ATGTCTTCGGACAACAATGCCGATCAGCAGGCAGGCAAGGCCAGCAAGGCCTCTGAACGCGAGACGCGCCCCGCCAACAAGCGTGGGCTGGCGCGGCTCGCCGCCGTGCAGGCGCTCTATCAGATGGAGATCTCCGGCCAGACGCTGGCTGATGTCATTCTGGAATTCCAGATGCACCGGCTGGGCAAGGAAATCGATGGCGAACAGTATCGTGAAGCCGATAGCGACTGGTTCAAGGATCTGATGCAGGGCATGGTCGCCAGGCAGCGCGAGATTGACCCGCAGGTCCATCACGCGTTGCAGCAGGACTGGCCCTTGAAGCGCATCGATTCCATCCTGCGCGCCATCTTGCGTGTCGGCGTCTATGAACTCCTGCGTCGCAAGGAAGTGCCCGCCCGAGTGATCATCTCCGAATATGTGGAGGTGGCGAAGGCCTTCTTTTCCGAGGACGAGCCGAAGGTCGTCAACGGCGTGCTCGACCGTATCGGGCGCGAGATCCGGCCGGACGATTTCGATCCGAAGCCCGCAAGCTGA
- the thiL gene encoding thiamine-phosphate kinase, producing MGDGDGKGGGIGEFELIERYLAPLATHPGSVGLVDDAAVLTPPDGCDLVLTKDALAEGVHFLAEDHPSAIARKALRVNLSDLAAKGARPLGYLLGLGLAPGWDEAWLADFCAGLEADQQAYDFPLLGGDTIKVAAGPVLSVTAIGTVPRATAVRRFPARVGDHLYVTGTIGDAALGLALRFDPSKGEAWGLEEAERAHLLDRYLLPQPRTEGAEAVRCHARACMDVSDGLVADLGKMLGASGAGIGADVLLEAVPFSKAAQKAVEADPAAVVTALTGGDDYELLASVAPKDAVAFEHAMLSAGLHPSRIGTVREGAGVTYLKMGKRIDFAGSGGYTHF from the coding sequence ATGGGTGATGGTGACGGCAAGGGTGGCGGGATCGGCGAATTCGAGCTGATTGAACGCTATCTTGCGCCTCTTGCCACCCATCCCGGCAGTGTCGGTCTTGTCGATGACGCCGCTGTGCTCACGCCGCCCGACGGGTGTGATCTGGTTCTGACCAAGGACGCCCTTGCAGAGGGCGTCCATTTCCTTGCCGAAGACCATCCGTCTGCAATCGCGCGCAAGGCGCTCAGGGTCAATCTCTCCGATCTGGCCGCCAAGGGCGCAAGGCCGCTCGGCTACCTTTTGGGGCTCGGTCTTGCCCCGGGCTGGGATGAGGCGTGGCTCGCCGATTTCTGCGCCGGGCTTGAAGCCGATCAGCAGGCCTATGATTTCCCGCTTCTTGGTGGCGACACGATCAAGGTGGCGGCGGGGCCGGTGCTTTCGGTCACGGCAATCGGCACTGTGCCGCGGGCAACCGCGGTGCGCCGTTTTCCCGCGCGTGTCGGCGACCATCTCTATGTGACCGGCACGATCGGCGACGCTGCGCTGGGGCTGGCGCTCAGGTTTGACCCGTCGAAGGGCGAGGCGTGGGGCCTTGAAGAGGCCGAGCGCGCGCATCTCCTGGATCGCTACCTTCTGCCCCAGCCGCGCACCGAAGGCGCGGAGGCGGTGCGGTGCCACGCGCGCGCCTGCATGGATGTCTCCGATGGTCTCGTTGCCGATCTCGGCAAGATGCTGGGAGCTTCCGGGGCGGGCATCGGGGCGGATGTCTTGCTGGAAGCCGTTCCGTTTTCCAAAGCGGCCCAAAAGGCCGTCGAGGCGGACCCGGCCGCTGTTGTAACCGCGCTGACGGGGGGCGACGATTACGAGCTTCTGGCCTCGGTCGCTCCGAAAGACGCGGTGGCCTTTGAACATGCGATGCTGAGCGCGGGGCTACATCCCTCGCGGATCGGGACCGTGCGCGAGGGCGCAGGGGTAACCTATCTCAAGATGGGCAAGCGGATCGATTTCGCAGGCAGTGGCGGCTACACGCATTTCTAG
- a CDS encoding MFS transporter: protein MTSAPKPDPVSGDRLARRNALLLAAAQAMGGATASIVVALGGLAGHELLGADKSLATLPVTFFVLGTACGTLPAGYLMRHLGRRTAYMAAAVLGGFGGVLACLGIIQGSFVTLLLGTMCAGFAGAFVQSYRFAAADTASESFRPKAISWVMTGGLIAGIIGPQSVILTADLFLPIMFAGSFATIAVLNLVGLCLLAFVRIPRPTVSERMETGRPILQIISQERFIVAAACGIGSYAMMSFVMTATPLAMIACGHTQTDAALAIQWHVLAMFAPSFFTGSLITRFGKANVVAFGLTLLVGCGIVALAGVEVENFWFALVLLGIGWNLAFIGATSMVTDVYRPEERNKVQATNDFLIFGFVALASFSSGNVLNDFGWQTINWVLFPVVLVCLALLGWLVLRERRASF from the coding sequence ATGACCAGCGCCCCCAAGCCCGATCCTGTCTCCGGCGATCGCCTTGCCCGTCGCAACGCGCTTCTTCTGGCGGCGGCGCAGGCCATGGGTGGGGCGACGGCCTCGATCGTGGTGGCGCTGGGTGGTCTGGCTGGTCATGAGCTGCTGGGCGCCGACAAGAGCCTTGCAACGCTGCCTGTCACCTTCTTCGTGCTCGGCACAGCCTGCGGGACGCTGCCTGCGGGGTATCTGATGCGTCATCTGGGGCGTCGCACCGCCTATATGGCGGCGGCGGTCCTTGGCGGTTTCGGTGGGGTGCTTGCCTGTCTGGGCATCATTCAGGGCAGTTTCGTTACCCTGCTGCTGGGCACCATGTGCGCCGGGTTCGCCGGTGCCTTCGTGCAGAGCTACCGTTTCGCCGCGGCCGATACGGCAAGCGAGAGTTTCCGGCCCAAGGCGATCTCGTGGGTGATGACCGGTGGTCTGATCGCGGGGATCATCGGGCCGCAATCGGTGATCCTGACCGCGGATCTGTTTCTGCCGATCATGTTCGCCGGATCCTTTGCAACCATCGCGGTGCTGAACCTGGTGGGGTTGTGCCTTCTGGCCTTCGTGCGCATTCCGCGCCCCACCGTCTCGGAGCGGATGGAAACCGGCCGTCCGATTCTCCAGATCATCTCCCAAGAACGGTTCATCGTGGCGGCCGCCTGCGGCATCGGCTCCTATGCGATGATGAGCTTCGTGATGACGGCGACGCCGCTGGCGATGATCGCCTGTGGTCACACCCAGACGGATGCGGCTCTGGCGATCCAGTGGCATGTGCTGGCGATGTTCGCGCCGAGCTTCTTCACCGGGTCGCTGATCACCCGTTTCGGCAAGGCCAATGTGGTCGCCTTCGGACTGACCTTGCTGGTCGGGTGCGGGATCGTGGCGCTGGCGGGCGTGGAGGTGGAGAACTTCTGGTTTGCGCTGGTTCTGCTGGGGATTGGCTGGAATCTGGCCTTTATTGGCGCCACGTCGATGGTCACCGATGTCTATCGGCCCGAGGAGCGCAACAAGGTGCAGGCAACCAACGATTTCCTGATCTTCGGTTTTGTCGCACTTGCCTCCTTCTCATCGGGCAATGTGCTCAATGATTTCGGCTGGCAGACCATCAACTGGGTGCTGTTTCCGGTGGTTCTGGTGTGCCTTGCCCTTCTTGGCTGGCTCGTCCTGCGGGAGCGGCGCGCGTCGTTCTGA